A genome region from Panicum virgatum strain AP13 chromosome 4K, P.virgatum_v5, whole genome shotgun sequence includes the following:
- the LOC120704753 gene encoding probable protein phosphatase 2C 56 isoform X1, which translates to MARATALRGLVGIAAAGGRRVRSCGQRWDAGWRGFRAGPSGGRAAAAGPRRSSPSRSSAASAARQAGSLRGVAAAAGRKGWVSGGFESEDGKVTCGYSSYIGRRPTMEDCYAIKLTKVDGQPVNLFGVFDGHGGNLAAEYLKDNLFQNLMKQPDFLTDTKLAISRTFLETDGDILETISSSFRDDGSTALAAVLIGKRLYVANVGDSRAVASKASKGKVAARKKRPKPVPLSKDHKPNRKDERKRIEDAGGVVIWDDTWRVGGILAMSRAFGNRMLKEYVIAEPDIQEEDVNSDLEYLILATDGLWDVVRNEDAVALLKAEDGPQAAAVKLTEIAYSRHSADNITCVVVQFHHNK; encoded by the exons ATGGCACGGGCCACCGCCCTGCGGGGCCTGGTCGGCATTGCGGCAGCGGGCGGGCGCCGCGTGCGCTCCTGCGGCCAGCGGTGGGACGCCGGCTGGCGCGGGTTCCGCGCGGGGCCCTCCGgtggcagggcggcggcggcggggccccgccgctcctcgccttcCCGTTcctcggcggcctcggcggcgcggcaggcggggtcgctgcgcggcgtggcggctgcggcggggcgCAAGGGCTGGGTCAGCGGCGGATTCGAGAG TGAGGATGGTAAAGTAACCTGTGGATATTCAAGCTATATAGGACGGAGACCTACTATGGAGGACTGCTATGCCATTAAATTAACTAAAGTTGATGGACAGCCAGTTAACCTGTTTGGCGTATTTGATG GTCATGGAGGAAACCTTGCTGCTGAATATCTGAAGGATAATCTTTTCCAAAACCTTATGAAGCAACCTGACTTTCTGACAGACACAAAGCTTGCAATAA GCAGAACATTCCTTGAAACTGATGGAGATATCTTAGAAACAATATCTAGTTCATTTAGAGATGATGGCTCAACAGCTTTGGCTGCTGTTCTGATTGGCAAGCGTCTATATGTAGCAAATGTTGGTGATTCACGTGCTGTTGCTTCAAAAGCCAGCAAAGGTAAAGTGGCGGCAAGAAAGAAAAGACCAAAAC CTGTCCCACTGTCAAAAGATCACAAACCAAACAGGAAAGATGAACGAAAGCGAATTGAGGATGCTGGAGGTGTTGTTATATGGGATG ATACATGGAGGGTTGGTGGCATTCTGGCAATGTCCCGTGCATTTGGCAATCGTATGTTGAAGGAATATGTGATAGCCGAACCTGACATTCAG GAAGAAGATGTCAACAGTGATTTGGAATATCTAATTCTTGCTACTGATGGTCTTTGGGATGTTGTGCGAAATGAG GATGCTGTTGCTCTTCTGAAAGCAGAAGATGGACCTCAGGCTGCGGCTGTGAAGCTGACGGAAATTGCCTACTCCAGGCACAGCGCAGACAACATCACATGTGTCGTCGTGCAATTTCACCATAACAAGTAG
- the LOC120704753 gene encoding probable protein phosphatase 2C 56 isoform X2, with protein MARATALRGLVGIAAAGGRRVRSCGQRWDAGWRGFRAGPSGGRAAAAGPRRSSPSRSSAASAARQAGSLRGVAAAAGRKGWVSGGFESEDGKVTCGYSSYIGRRPTMEDCYAIKLTKVDGQPVNLFGVFDGHGGNLAAEYLKDNLFQNLMKQPDFLTDTKLAISRTFLETDGDILETISSSFRDDGSTALAAVLIGKRLYVANVGDSRAVASKASKAVPLSKDHKPNRKDERKRIEDAGGVVIWDDTWRVGGILAMSRAFGNRMLKEYVIAEPDIQEEDVNSDLEYLILATDGLWDVVRNEDAVALLKAEDGPQAAAVKLTEIAYSRHSADNITCVVVQFHHNK; from the exons ATGGCACGGGCCACCGCCCTGCGGGGCCTGGTCGGCATTGCGGCAGCGGGCGGGCGCCGCGTGCGCTCCTGCGGCCAGCGGTGGGACGCCGGCTGGCGCGGGTTCCGCGCGGGGCCCTCCGgtggcagggcggcggcggcggggccccgccgctcctcgccttcCCGTTcctcggcggcctcggcggcgcggcaggcggggtcgctgcgcggcgtggcggctgcggcggggcgCAAGGGCTGGGTCAGCGGCGGATTCGAGAG TGAGGATGGTAAAGTAACCTGTGGATATTCAAGCTATATAGGACGGAGACCTACTATGGAGGACTGCTATGCCATTAAATTAACTAAAGTTGATGGACAGCCAGTTAACCTGTTTGGCGTATTTGATG GTCATGGAGGAAACCTTGCTGCTGAATATCTGAAGGATAATCTTTTCCAAAACCTTATGAAGCAACCTGACTTTCTGACAGACACAAAGCTTGCAATAA GCAGAACATTCCTTGAAACTGATGGAGATATCTTAGAAACAATATCTAGTTCATTTAGAGATGATGGCTCAACAGCTTTGGCTGCTGTTCTGATTGGCAAGCGTCTATATGTAGCAAATGTTGGTGATTCACGTGCTGTTGCTTCAAAAGCCAGCAAAG CTGTCCCACTGTCAAAAGATCACAAACCAAACAGGAAAGATGAACGAAAGCGAATTGAGGATGCTGGAGGTGTTGTTATATGGGATG ATACATGGAGGGTTGGTGGCATTCTGGCAATGTCCCGTGCATTTGGCAATCGTATGTTGAAGGAATATGTGATAGCCGAACCTGACATTCAG GAAGAAGATGTCAACAGTGATTTGGAATATCTAATTCTTGCTACTGATGGTCTTTGGGATGTTGTGCGAAATGAG GATGCTGTTGCTCTTCTGAAAGCAGAAGATGGACCTCAGGCTGCGGCTGTGAAGCTGACGGAAATTGCCTACTCCAGGCACAGCGCAGACAACATCACATGTGTCGTCGTGCAATTTCACCATAACAAGTAG